From Ignisphaera aggregans DSM 17230, the proteins below share one genomic window:
- a CDS encoding extracellular solute-binding protein family 5 (COGs: COG0747 ABC-type dipeptide transport system periplasmic component~InterPro IPR000914~KEGG: tpt:Tpet_0892 extracellular solute-binding protein~PFAM: extracellular solute-binding protein family 5~SPTR: A5IL37 Extracellular solute-binding protein, family 5~PFAM: Bacterial extracellular solute-binding proteins, family 5 Middle), with the protein MNGIKSKILAIQFLLLVLLTVLSVSSYSINAQAYRREEAVVIANIGTPTLSWNPFAVGGNMEWGAWQILYPPTALQNTLTQDWLLFLIDRIEFNGDEATITFHIRDEAKWSDGKPITADDLIVGYQLSRQVGAGLWGDWCVYNYEKIDDKTVKYYIARAPGEELPPREEIMLDWIGGPIGCILFVRPVPVHIFKPIIDELGERMRVEWLNDDPKKQVVAGPYKLFYADTTQVIYERIDDWWGKDIFGLPKPRYIVLMYYKDPTVAVQALVNGDVDVSLGGVFIPNADVLKDKYGLKLWRDQPPYFIPGAIFWLYLNQNNPVFQRVEVRKAIAWAIPWSDITKYGLMNYVQQAPVVGFVAEGVYKDYVNREACEKYWGNPDCLLTQDLNKAKQLLDGAGIIDVDGDGIRELPDGTKLKFTILVPAGSVIENTVASLIADELKKIGMAVAVQAVDYRVWWDSFRNGQFDATICWSAGAYEVGHVRNSYGNALYSGWGNMAKWMGYSNDALNAIFGEVMRATIFPDYEKELVFRIQEILFEDLPAIPLYYSPYIQVYNPKYWDGWPNAERPWWIPSWWGTLPIFFFIVRSGEPIQKPWWYAPVEEGGALLSMLKYNEYLRKCIYDAVSTSIKSGVPPTPTTSPSPSPTPTPSPSPSPSPSPSPSPSPSPSPSPSPSPTPVPGATTITITTTVVSTSTMATTVTVPTTVTTSTTVTVTEWTTTIILAVVLLIIGFAIGYFIKRR; encoded by the coding sequence GTGAATGGTATTAAATCAAAGATCTTAGCTATACAATTCCTTCTATTAGTACTATTAACAGTACTAAGCGTATCTAGCTATAGTATAAATGCACAGGCATATAGAAGAGAAGAGGCAGTGGTTATAGCCAATATAGGTACACCAACATTGAGCTGGAATCCCTTTGCTGTTGGTGGTAATATGGAGTGGGGAGCATGGCAAATACTATATCCACCAACAGCTCTGCAAAATACCTTAACACAGGATTGGCTTCTATTCCTTATAGATAGGATAGAGTTTAATGGAGATGAAGCAACCATAACATTTCACATAAGAGATGAAGCTAAGTGGAGTGATGGTAAACCAATAACAGCTGATGATCTGATTGTTGGTTATCAGCTGAGTAGGCAGGTAGGAGCTGGTCTATGGGGTGATTGGTGTGTATATAACTATGAAAAAATAGATGATAAAACAGTTAAATACTATATAGCTAGAGCACCTGGCGAGGAATTACCTCCAAGAGAGGAAATAATGTTGGATTGGATAGGAGGACCTATAGGCTGTATACTATTTGTTAGACCAGTACCTGTACACATATTTAAACCTATCATCGATGAGCTTGGAGAGAGAATGAGGGTTGAGTGGCTGAATGACGATCCTAAGAAACAGGTTGTTGCAGGTCCATATAAGTTATTCTATGCTGATACGACACAGGTAATATATGAGAGAATAGATGATTGGTGGGGTAAAGACATATTTGGTTTACCTAAACCTAGATACATTGTACTTATGTATTATAAGGATCCAACAGTTGCTGTACAAGCTCTAGTAAATGGTGATGTAGATGTATCTCTGGGAGGCGTATTTATACCTAATGCTGATGTACTAAAGGATAAGTATGGTTTGAAGTTATGGAGAGACCAACCACCATATTTCATACCAGGAGCTATATTCTGGCTGTATCTAAATCAGAATAACCCAGTATTCCAGAGGGTGGAGGTTAGAAAGGCTATTGCATGGGCAATACCTTGGTCTGATATAACAAAGTATGGCTTGATGAACTATGTACAACAAGCACCAGTTGTTGGATTTGTTGCAGAAGGAGTCTATAAAGACTATGTGAATAGAGAAGCATGTGAAAAGTATTGGGGCAATCCCGACTGTCTACTGACACAAGATCTTAATAAGGCTAAGCAATTACTCGATGGAGCTGGTATTATTGATGTAGATGGTGATGGTATTAGGGAGCTACCTGATGGAACGAAACTAAAGTTCACAATTCTAGTCCCAGCAGGGTCAGTTATAGAAAACACAGTTGCATCGCTTATCGCTGATGAGTTAAAGAAAATAGGTATGGCTGTAGCTGTTCAAGCTGTTGACTATAGGGTTTGGTGGGATAGTTTTCGAAATGGTCAGTTTGATGCAACTATATGTTGGAGTGCTGGAGCTTATGAAGTAGGACATGTAAGGAATTCGTATGGAAATGCATTATATTCTGGATGGGGCAATATGGCAAAGTGGATGGGATATTCAAACGATGCTCTAAATGCTATATTTGGAGAAGTAATGAGAGCTACGATATTCCCTGACTATGAGAAAGAACTTGTATTCAGAATACAGGAGATACTATTTGAAGATCTACCAGCAATACCACTATACTACTCACCATATATCCAAGTTTATAATCCCAAGTACTGGGATGGATGGCCAAATGCTGAAAGACCTTGGTGGATACCATCCTGGTGGGGCACTCTACCAATATTCTTCTTCATAGTTAGAAGTGGAGAGCCTATTCAAAAACCATGGTGGTACGCACCTGTTGAAGAGGGTGGTGCACTACTCTCAATGCTTAAATACAATGAATACTTAAGAAAATGTATATATGATGCTGTATCAACATCTATAAAATCGGGGGTTCCACCAACACCTACCACATCTCCAAGTCCTTCACCCACACCTACTCCTAGTCCATCTCCTTCGCCAAGTCCATCTCCATCTCCAAGTCCTTCACCTAGCCCAAGTCCAAGTCCATCTCCTTCACCAACACCTGTTCCCGGTGCTACCACCATTACTATAACAACTACTGTTGTATCTACATCAACTATGGCAACAACTGTTACAGTTCCAACAACAGTTACAACATCAACAACAGTAACAGTAACAGAATGGACAACAACAATAATACTAGCAGTAGTACTACTAATAATAGGATTCGCAATAGGATACTTCATAAAAAGAAGATAA
- a CDS encoding binding-protein-dependent transport systems inner membrane component (COGs: COG0601 ABC-type dipeptide/oligopeptide/nickel transport systems permease components~InterPro IPR000515~KEGG: dth:DICTH_1945 oligopeptide ABC transporter, permease protein~PFAM: binding-protein-dependent transport systems inner membrane component~SPTR: B9K7A8 Oligopeptide ABC transporter, permease protein~PFAM: Binding-protein-dependent transport system inner membrane component), which produces MGLPKIDRTLAIYLAKRIVLLVVAYFIAITIVFLLPRIIPGNPLATKMQQIISMYIYRPEMVGQVYRELINIFQFDKPWYIQYINFLSRAFRGDLGISTEMYPRKVTDVIAMSLPWTLALVVPATMAAWFTGNIIGAYAGYKRGGLFEKFVVGYSFIVSRIPYFWLAILLLFAFAFRLRWFPTGGIHSPYVTPSLSAEFIIDYLWHYALPFLSIYIVDVAGWMGSMRILVSSELASDYLLYAETIGVKDRTLFRYAYRNSLLPQVTGLALQLGFSIVGVFIVEVVFNYPGMGYMLSRAIGGLDYPLIQGIFLITVATIFLANFLVDFVYVLIDPRVRIGGRG; this is translated from the coding sequence ATGGGATTGCCAAAAATAGATAGAACATTAGCGATATATCTAGCAAAAAGGATTGTTTTACTTGTAGTAGCGTATTTCATTGCTATAACTATAGTATTTCTGTTGCCTAGAATTATCCCAGGAAATCCCTTAGCTACAAAGATGCAACAAATAATATCTATGTATATATATAGACCTGAAATGGTAGGGCAAGTATATAGAGAGCTTATTAATATATTTCAGTTTGATAAACCTTGGTATATTCAGTACATAAACTTTTTGAGTAGAGCTTTTAGAGGAGATCTAGGGATCTCTACAGAGATGTATCCTAGGAAGGTTACAGATGTAATAGCGATGAGTCTACCATGGACATTGGCTCTAGTTGTACCTGCTACTATGGCTGCATGGTTTACTGGTAATATTATAGGTGCATATGCTGGATATAAGAGAGGAGGCCTATTTGAGAAATTTGTTGTTGGCTATTCATTTATTGTATCAAGAATTCCCTATTTTTGGTTAGCAATACTACTACTATTTGCATTTGCATTTAGACTTAGATGGTTCCCTACAGGAGGAATTCATTCACCCTATGTTACTCCATCGTTATCAGCAGAATTTATCATTGATTACCTATGGCATTATGCATTACCATTTCTCTCTATATATATTGTAGATGTTGCTGGGTGGATGGGATCCATGAGAATACTTGTTAGTAGTGAGTTAGCATCAGATTACCTCTTATATGCAGAAACAATAGGGGTCAAAGATAGAACATTATTTAGATATGCATATAGAAACTCATTACTACCACAAGTAACAGGATTAGCTCTACAGCTAGGATTTTCCATAGTCGGAGTATTCATAGTAGAAGTAGTATTTAACTATCCAGGTATGGGATATATGTTATCTAGAGCAATAGGTGGTCTAGACTATCCATTGATACAAGGTATATTCTTAATAACAGTAGCTACAATATTCCTAGCAAACTTTTTAGTAGACTTTGTATATGTTCTTATAGATCCAAGAGTGAGAATTGGAGGTAGGGGTTAG
- a CDS encoding binding-protein-dependent transport systems inner membrane component (COGs: COG1173 ABC-type dipeptide/oligopeptide/nickel transport systems permease components~InterPro IPR000515~KEGG: trq:TRQ2_0916 binding-protein-dependent transport systems inner membrane component~PFAM: binding-protein-dependent transport systems inner membrane component~SPTR: B1LAB9 Binding-protein-dependent transport systems inner membrane component~PFAM: Binding-protein-dependent transport system inner membrane component) codes for MAFSIQRIFQSPVVYAIFTNKRFLLGFTVFLVILFMGLVGPLIYPKDPFERGERNLPPSLEHPLGTDGFGRDVFAQFLHSIRVSLFVGFITAVIAFSIGLTIGSIAALKGGLIDDILMGITNIFLSIPNWLIAILVASYVPVELRGPHLIAIIIGAFTWPWFARAVRAQLLSLKERDFVYLSRIAGYGDIRLVFEDLLPSIGPYVVGAFASFMAAGIAGEAGLAMLLSTEGMVKHISLGMMLYWAQYFLAYVTGAWWLFLPPGIMLVALTTSLALIAIGLEELFNPRLRGG; via the coding sequence ATGGCTTTCAGCATACAACGTATATTTCAGAGCCCTGTTGTATACGCTATTTTTACAAATAAACGTTTCCTACTAGGGTTTACAGTATTTTTAGTAATATTATTTATGGGTTTAGTGGGACCACTAATATATCCTAAAGATCCATTTGAAAGAGGTGAACGGAATTTACCACCATCATTAGAACATCCACTAGGTACTGATGGTTTTGGTAGAGATGTTTTTGCACAGTTTTTACATAGTATAAGAGTATCGTTATTTGTAGGATTTATAACAGCTGTAATAGCATTTAGCATAGGTCTAACCATAGGTTCTATAGCTGCATTAAAAGGAGGACTTATCGATGATATACTTATGGGTATAACAAATATATTTCTTTCCATTCCTAACTGGCTTATAGCTATATTAGTAGCATCATATGTGCCAGTAGAGCTAAGAGGACCACACCTAATAGCTATAATCATAGGTGCTTTCACATGGCCATGGTTTGCAAGAGCTGTTAGAGCACAGCTATTAAGCCTTAAGGAAAGAGACTTTGTATATCTATCAAGAATAGCTGGATATGGAGATATTCGTTTAGTATTTGAGGATCTATTACCAAGTATAGGCCCCTATGTTGTAGGAGCATTTGCATCATTTATGGCAGCAGGAATTGCTGGTGAAGCCGGGCTAGCAATGCTTCTATCGACAGAGGGTATGGTTAAACACATCTCTTTAGGAATGATGTTGTATTGGGCTCAATACTTCTTAGCATATGTAACAGGTGCTTGGTGGCTATTCCTACCTCCAGGAATAATGTTAGTAGCACTAACAACATCATTAGCTCTAATAGCTATAGGACTTGAAGAGCTGTTTAATCCGAGACTCAGAGGGGGATAG
- a CDS encoding ABC-type Fe3+ transport system periplasmic component (COGs: COG1840 ABC-type Fe3+ transport system periplasmic component~KEGG: hbu:Hbut_0407 ABC-type Fe3+ transport system, periplasmic component, AfuA~SPTR: A2BJW2 ABC-type Fe3+ transport system, periplasmic component, AfuA), with protein sequence MKRSIIIVLVLLIVIAIAGYAIYSIFIKPSEHGVKTEEKLKPVSITVMTDWSQWGRDDFKRYFFAESGMPRAGVVLPSASMKLNITNISFVYSIDINEWVKAGLNGTVDGFIGQNRYNITYLCNVGALKPIEDPEILKLAEQIQEVFKGYTKDGKLCWIAIYWAPYPWLVSAKYAEKYNIQIPETWADLMKPEYLALILKGAKLVAVYPISNRAQMVTTVNVILSKYGWEMGWTIIATVMGGASKLDTSSSAARSTVFLGNALLTVLTFEDAYVGYSMDSQNLRIVFPKNETGLWLTPIAIAANADSDGVDGMYRLIRWWLTDAQDMMLLNRSGWLNMPVLGFNNTSPRMMYKRIAEQNAYLPSLDMELALGEAGPVIQLYADLLVADKEVRELIGGYVQKVVKLYLDGKIDLDEYYSYLRKLGEPLEFIDPSTKTTATFTLDKARELGLKLRRGEITSDSLGAELKQALLEKLRNLSEDIG encoded by the coding sequence ATGAAAAGAAGCATTATTATAGTACTTGTACTCCTCATTGTTATTGCTATTGCAGGCTATGCTATATATAGTATTTTTATCAAACCATCTGAGCATGGCGTTAAGACTGAAGAAAAGCTTAAACCTGTTAGTATAACGGTTATGACTGATTGGAGTCAGTGGGGTCGGGACGACTTTAAGCGTTATTTCTTTGCTGAGAGTGGTATGCCTAGGGCTGGTGTTGTATTACCGTCAGCTTCTATGAAGCTCAACATTACAAATATAAGTTTTGTCTATAGCATAGATATAAATGAGTGGGTTAAAGCAGGATTGAATGGCACTGTAGATGGCTTCATTGGTCAGAATAGATATAATATAACATATCTTTGTAATGTTGGAGCTTTAAAGCCTATAGAAGATCCTGAGATACTTAAACTTGCTGAACAGATCCAAGAAGTTTTTAAGGGTTATACAAAGGACGGCAAACTGTGCTGGATTGCTATCTACTGGGCACCCTATCCATGGCTTGTAAGTGCTAAGTATGCTGAGAAATATAATATTCAGATACCAGAAACTTGGGCAGATCTAATGAAGCCTGAATATCTTGCATTAATACTAAAAGGAGCAAAACTTGTAGCTGTATATCCTATATCAAACAGGGCGCAGATGGTTACAACAGTTAACGTTATCTTGTCAAAATATGGCTGGGAGATGGGATGGACCATAATTGCTACAGTAATGGGTGGAGCCTCTAAACTAGATACAAGTAGTTCAGCGGCAAGGTCAACAGTATTTCTTGGGAATGCTCTATTAACTGTTCTAACATTTGAGGATGCATATGTTGGATATTCCATGGATTCTCAGAACCTTAGAATAGTATTTCCAAAGAATGAGACAGGTCTATGGCTAACACCTATTGCTATTGCAGCAAATGCGGATAGCGATGGTGTTGATGGTATGTATAGATTGATAAGATGGTGGTTAACCGATGCTCAGGATATGATGTTACTCAATAGATCAGGATGGCTTAATATGCCTGTACTAGGATTTAACAATACAAGTCCAAGGATGATGTATAAGAGGATAGCGGAGCAAAATGCTTATCTACCCTCATTAGATATGGAGCTTGCCCTTGGAGAAGCAGGACCAGTTATCCAGTTATATGCAGATCTACTTGTTGCAGATAAAGAGGTTAGAGAACTTATTGGAGGATATGTTCAAAAGGTTGTAAAACTATATCTAGATGGAAAGATAGATTTAGATGAATACTATAGTTATCTTAGAAAGCTTGGTGAACCTCTAGAGTTTATAGATCCATCAACAAAAACAACAGCTACCTTTACATTAGATAAAGCACGTGAACTAGGTCTAAAGCTAAGAAGAGGAGAAATAACCTCAGATTCTCTTGGGGCCGAGTTAAAACAAGCATTATTAGAGAAGCTAAGAAACCTAAGTGAAGATATAGGCTAG